Proteins from a genomic interval of Oncorhynchus nerka isolate Pitt River linkage group LG13, Oner_Uvic_2.0, whole genome shotgun sequence:
- the LOC115140505 gene encoding trace amine-associated receptor 1-like, whose protein sequence is MTMEPGISLSKADIVENIFLCFESVNGSCKRSIFPPTIRVLLYLLLGSMSVLTVCGNLLVIIPIIHFKQLHTPTNYLILSLAVSDLLLGVLVMPPSMVHSLESCWYFGDLFCKIYTSTDVMLCTASILNLCFISIDRYYAVCRPLLYRTKITVHVVLIMMLVIWTVSAVVGFCMIFLGINIWGMEDFYYNNVACEGECILFQNKVSSTVSSVISFYIPGVGMLSIYLKIFLIAQRQARSIQGTTNQNSVGKSQRKATKTLAVIMGVFLSFWTPFLSSTALILLLVTLHHPFCL, encoded by the coding sequence ATGACAATGGAACCAGGAATCAGTCTCAGCAAGGCTGATATTGTTGAGAATATATTTCTATGTTTTGAATCAGTGAATGGGTCTTGCAAAAGATCAATCTTTCCTCCAACAATACGAGTATTACTTTATCTCTTACTTGGCTCAATGTCTGTTCTCACAGTGTGTGGCAACCTTCTTGTAATCATCCCCATCATTCACTTCAAACAGCTCCACACCccaaccaactacctcatcctctctctggctgtgtcagaCCTCCTCTTGGGGGTTTTAGTGATGCCTCCCAGCATGGTACATTCACTGGAAAGCTGCTGGTATTTTGGAGATTTATTCTGTAAAATCTACACCAGcactgatgtcatgttgtgcacTGCATCCATTCTTAACTTGTGTTTTATTTCTATTGACCGGTATTATGCAGTGTGTCGCCCTCTCCTTTATAGAACTAAAATAACTGTTCATGTTGTTCTGATTATGATGCTGGTCATCTGGACGGTTTCTGCCGTAGTAGGGTTTTGTATGATATTTCTGGGGATCAATATTTGGGGCATGGAGGATTTTTACTATAATAATGTTGCCTGTGAGGGAGAATGTATTTTGTTTCAAAACAAAGTGTCGAGTACTGTGTCTTCGGTGATCTCATTCTACATCCCAGGAGTAGGGATGCTTAGCATCTACCTAAAGATTTTCCTtatagcacagagacaggcacgCTCAATTCAAGGTACAACCAATCAGAACTCAGTAGGCAAATCACAGAGGAAGGCCACCAAAACACTtgctgtcattatgggggtatttcTATCATTCTGGACACCCTTTTTGTCGTCAACTGCATTGATCCTTTTATTAGTTACTCTACACCACCCGTTTTGTTTGTAA